From the Pseudomonadota bacterium genome, the window GCCTACCGCGAGGCGGGCGATGAGCGCACCATGACGTGGGTCATTCATGACTGGAGCCAGCTGCTGGTGGTGGTGGGCGCCCCTCACGAGGCCCTCGCCCTTGTCGACGAAGGCGAGAGCATCGCGCGCAGACTCGAAGATCGCCTGCTTCAAGGGCTTCTGAGCGGCACTCGCGCCAACGCGCTGCTGGCACAAGGCGATGTGAGCGGGGCGCTCGGCGCCTACCAGCAGTCGCTGTCGCTTCTGGAGGCGTGCGGTGAGCCCAAGGCCACAGCCGTCACCCTGTCAAACATGGCGCTGGCGCACGAAGCGGCCGGAGACACGGTGAAAGCCCACACCTGCAGACGCGACGCGGAGCGGCTCCTCGGCCTGAGCCCGTCTCCCTGATCACAGCGGCGACCGTCGGCGGTCGAGGAAATCTTCGGCCAGCAGCATCTCGACCGCCTCGAGCAGGCTGTCGGCGGCGGGAAACCCCCAAGACTCGCGCTGCGCGCGGTGCCGGCGCACGAGAATGGCGTGGCCGCCAGCAGCCGAGGCCGCCTCGAGATCAGACCGCTTGTCGCCGAGCATCACGCAGCACCCCACCGGCACACCGACCATCTCGGCCGCCTGCAGAACGAGAGACGGCGCGGGCTTGCGGCAGGTACAGCCATCGTCCGGGGCATGCGGGCAGATGAGCCACGGTCCCACCGGACCAACGAGCTCTTCCACCCGCCGGTTCACCGCGTGAACCTGATCGAGGGTGATACGTCCGCGACCCACGCCGCTCTGGTTCGTCACAACAGCCGTCGGCACGCCGAGAGCGCGCAGCACGTCGAGCGCCAGGCGAGCCCCTGGCCTGGCCACGACGAGCGCCGGGTCTGGATTGTACGGTACGTCATCGATGAGGGTGTCATCGCGGTCGAAGAAGACCGCCAACGGCCTGGACATGAACGGCTCCCATC encodes:
- a CDS encoding HAD-IIIA family hydrolase, giving the protein MSRPLAVFFDRDDTLIDDVPYNPDPALVVARPGARLALDVLRALGVPTAVVTNQSGVGRGRITLDQVHAVNRRVEELVGPVGPWLICPHAPDDGCTCRKPAPSLVLQAAEMVGVPVGCCVMLGDKRSDLEAASAAGGHAILVRRHRAQRESWGFPAADSLLEAVEMLLAEDFLDRRRSPL